The Sporosarcina luteola genome contains a region encoding:
- a CDS encoding serpin family protein, whose amino-acid sequence MKQKITASLVGMSLMLSMAGCGTSNEGNLQIAEGVEFGEGDYGKIVSSNNELGFKLLKEIETDDNGNLFISPTSLLMALAMVYNGADGVTKEGIADAMQVEGIDPMDVNKANASLMTILNKNSKEIQLQVANSIWLNEEYHFQEEFSQRTKDYFNAAIEEIDIASTESPKKINDWVKKATNDKIDKMVDGPLDENLVAMLLNAIYFKGDWKYPFDKKDTDNRNFQLGDEEEKEIPFMKLEEKLMYLVDNEIQAVKLPYGKGEMSMTIVLPNEQKNFDEIKTTLSADKWDELSSNFRSMRGTLLLPKFKMAYETELNGALEALGMADAFTDRADFSKMVEGDVSLAISKVKQKTYIDVNEEGTEAAAVTGIQMEVASGPPDAPFVMDVNRPFFLAITDEETGIILFMGFIANPEI is encoded by the coding sequence GTGAAACAGAAAATTACCGCTTCTCTTGTCGGAATGAGCCTTATGCTGTCTATGGCCGGGTGTGGAACGTCGAATGAAGGTAATCTTCAAATTGCGGAAGGTGTCGAATTTGGTGAAGGAGATTATGGAAAGATTGTTTCTTCAAACAATGAGTTAGGATTTAAATTACTTAAGGAAATCGAAACGGATGATAACGGAAATCTCTTCATTTCCCCGACGAGCCTATTGATGGCGCTAGCGATGGTCTATAACGGTGCAGACGGTGTAACGAAGGAAGGAATCGCAGACGCCATGCAAGTGGAAGGGATAGATCCGATGGATGTGAATAAAGCGAATGCATCCCTCATGACAATCTTGAATAAGAATTCCAAGGAAATCCAACTGCAAGTCGCCAATTCCATTTGGCTTAACGAAGAATATCATTTCCAAGAAGAGTTTTCTCAGCGGACGAAGGATTATTTTAATGCAGCAATAGAGGAAATCGATATCGCAAGCACAGAATCGCCGAAGAAAATCAATGATTGGGTGAAAAAGGCGACGAATGACAAAATCGATAAAATGGTCGATGGTCCATTAGACGAAAATCTCGTTGCCATGTTGCTGAATGCTATTTATTTCAAAGGCGATTGGAAATACCCATTCGATAAGAAGGATACAGATAATCGGAATTTCCAACTGGGGGATGAGGAAGAAAAAGAGATTCCTTTCATGAAGCTCGAAGAAAAACTGATGTATTTGGTCGACAACGAAATTCAGGCGGTCAAACTCCCATATGGTAAAGGAGAGATGAGCATGACCATCGTCCTTCCGAATGAGCAGAAAAACTTCGATGAAATCAAAACTACGCTGTCGGCTGATAAATGGGATGAACTCAGCTCCAATTTCAGAAGCATGAGAGGAACGCTTCTACTTCCTAAGTTCAAAATGGCATACGAAACGGAGCTGAATGGCGCACTTGAAGCCCTCGGAATGGCAGATGCATTCACCGACAGGGCTGATTTCAGTAAGATGGTTGAAGGCGATGTCTCCCTAGCTATTAGCAAAGTAAAGCAAAAAACATATATCGATGTGAATGAAGAAGGAACAGAAGCGGCCGCGGTCACTGGCATACAGATGGAAGTCGCTTCTGGACCGCCGGACGCTCCTTTCGTTATGGATGTGAACCGTCCATTTTTCCTTGCGATTACGGACGAGGAAACAGGAATCATCTTGTTCATGGGTTTTATCGCAAATCCTGAAATATAG
- a CDS encoding aldehyde dehydrogenase family protein: MQLNNFIGGSWQDSGGANYTAVTNPANGEELAQVRLSTSEDVDLAVKAAKEAQKKWALVPAPKRADYLYAIGNLMKERKEHLAQVLTKEMGKVIEEGRGEVQEGIDMAFYMAGEGRRLFGETVPSELQDKFAMSVRAPIGVVGLITPWNFPVAIATWKSFPAMVAGNTFVWKPATETPMMAYEMAKIFEEVGIPAGVANIVFGSGSEVGTAMIEHPDVRVISFTGSTETGRQVAETGGRHLKKVSLEMGGKNAVIVMDDADIDLAVEGILWSAFGTAGQRCTACSRVIVHKDVKEELETKLLASMKHLAIGDGLDETVKIGPVINRKALEKIQSYVEIGKEEGAKLLAGGSVLTDGDLAKGHYFEPTLFTDVKWDSRLAQEEIFGPVVSLIEVGSLDEAIEVNNSVVYGLSSSIFSRDVNKVFRAQRDLDTGIVYVNAGTTGAEIHLPFGGTKGTGNGHRDSGVAALDVFTEWKSIYVDFSGKLQRAQIDTE; encoded by the coding sequence ATGCAATTGAACAACTTTATCGGAGGGTCCTGGCAGGATAGCGGGGGAGCGAACTATACGGCTGTCACAAATCCGGCGAATGGGGAAGAGTTGGCGCAAGTACGGTTATCGACAAGTGAAGACGTAGATCTGGCTGTGAAGGCGGCGAAGGAAGCGCAGAAAAAATGGGCGCTTGTTCCTGCACCGAAGCGGGCGGATTACTTATATGCAATCGGAAATCTCATGAAGGAACGAAAAGAGCATTTGGCGCAAGTGTTAACGAAGGAAATGGGGAAAGTCATCGAGGAAGGCCGCGGGGAAGTGCAGGAAGGGATCGACATGGCGTTCTATATGGCCGGGGAAGGGCGCAGGCTGTTTGGGGAAACGGTACCGTCCGAGCTGCAGGATAAATTCGCGATGAGCGTCCGGGCACCGATCGGGGTCGTCGGATTGATCACGCCATGGAACTTCCCGGTGGCGATTGCAACGTGGAAGTCATTCCCGGCAATGGTTGCAGGGAACACATTTGTTTGGAAGCCGGCTACTGAAACGCCGATGATGGCGTATGAAATGGCGAAGATTTTCGAGGAGGTCGGAATTCCTGCCGGAGTCGCCAATATTGTGTTCGGCTCAGGATCTGAAGTAGGAACAGCGATGATCGAGCATCCCGATGTCCGGGTCATTTCCTTCACGGGATCGACCGAAACAGGGCGCCAGGTCGCGGAAACAGGCGGTCGCCACTTAAAGAAAGTGTCACTTGAAATGGGCGGAAAAAACGCAGTCATCGTCATGGATGATGCAGATATCGACCTAGCCGTGGAAGGGATTCTTTGGAGTGCGTTCGGAACGGCGGGCCAACGCTGTACCGCATGCAGCCGGGTCATCGTGCATAAAGATGTTAAGGAAGAGTTGGAAACGAAATTATTGGCATCGATGAAGCATCTGGCGATCGGGGATGGCTTGGACGAGACCGTGAAAATTGGACCGGTCATCAACAGAAAGGCATTGGAGAAAATTCAAAGCTATGTTGAAATTGGAAAAGAAGAAGGCGCGAAACTGTTGGCTGGGGGAAGTGTGCTGACGGATGGCGACTTGGCGAAAGGACATTATTTCGAACCGACATTGTTCACGGACGTGAAATGGGATAGTCGTTTAGCGCAGGAGGAAATCTTCGGCCCGGTTGTATCTCTAATTGAAGTCGGAAGCCTCGACGAAGCGATTGAAGTGAACAACAGCGTCGTTTATGGCTTGTCAAGTTCCATCTTTTCGCGGGATGTGAATAAAGTATTCCGGGCTCAACGGGATCTTGACACAGGAATTGTCTACGTCAATGCAGGAACGACGGGAGCGGAAATCCATCTTCCATTCGGAGGTACGAAGGGAACAGGCAATGGCCACCGGGATTCCGGCGTCGCGGCGCTTGATGTGTTCACGGAGTGGAAGAGCATTTACGTCGACTTCAGCGGAAAACTGCAACGGGCACAAATCGACACGGAGTAA
- a CDS encoding acyl-CoA dehydrogenase family protein: MDFGFTEEQQMLRKTARQFVDEEIMPHIQRWDAEGGFDPAIWKKLADLGFMGVCVPEQYGGSGMDYNSLAILCEELERGDTAFRTAVSVHIGLNSMTLMQWGTEEQKREFLIPQAKGEKIGAFGLTEPGAGSDVAAMATTAVRDGDGYVINGQKTWISLCDVADHFLVFAYTDKSKKHHGISAFIVERTTPGFSSKAIKGKYGIRAGNTGELFFEDMRIPAANLLGKEGEGFKIAMSALDNGRFTVAAGAVGLIMGCLEESVKYCHERETFGKPIGKHQLVQQMLANMEAGYQMSRLLVYRAGELKNKGLRNTRETSLAKWQACDFANKAADDAFQIHGAYGYSDEYPVARFLRNSKAPVIYEGTREIHTIMQAEYVLGYREDKKLSHMLPEWPFD; the protein is encoded by the coding sequence TTGGATTTTGGGTTTACGGAAGAACAGCAAATGTTGCGCAAGACGGCGCGTCAATTCGTAGATGAAGAAATCATGCCGCATATCCAGCGATGGGATGCGGAGGGCGGATTCGATCCGGCCATTTGGAAGAAGCTCGCGGACTTAGGATTCATGGGTGTGTGTGTTCCTGAACAATATGGCGGGAGCGGGATGGACTATAATTCTCTCGCTATTTTATGTGAAGAGTTGGAGCGCGGGGATACAGCGTTCCGGACAGCGGTTTCCGTCCATATAGGCTTGAATTCCATGACGCTCATGCAATGGGGAACGGAAGAACAGAAGCGCGAATTTCTGATTCCGCAAGCGAAGGGTGAGAAAATCGGTGCGTTCGGATTGACGGAACCAGGTGCTGGTTCGGATGTTGCGGCGATGGCAACGACTGCGGTGCGCGATGGGGATGGATATGTCATCAATGGACAAAAGACATGGATTTCTTTGTGTGATGTCGCGGACCATTTCCTTGTCTTCGCTTACACGGATAAGTCGAAGAAGCATCATGGCATCAGCGCATTCATCGTCGAGCGTACGACGCCGGGCTTTTCATCGAAGGCCATTAAAGGGAAATACGGCATCCGGGCAGGCAATACGGGAGAATTGTTCTTCGAAGATATGCGCATCCCGGCTGCGAACTTGTTAGGCAAAGAAGGCGAAGGGTTCAAAATTGCGATGTCCGCACTCGACAACGGACGCTTCACGGTGGCGGCGGGCGCAGTCGGTTTGATCATGGGCTGCCTCGAGGAAAGTGTGAAGTACTGCCACGAACGCGAAACCTTCGGCAAACCGATCGGCAAGCACCAGCTCGTCCAGCAAATGCTTGCCAATATGGAAGCGGGCTACCAAATGAGCCGCCTCCTCGTCTACCGTGCAGGTGAATTGAAGAATAAAGGATTGCGCAACACACGTGAAACGTCCCTGGCGAAATGGCAAGCGTGCGATTTCGCGAATAAAGCAGCAGACGACGCCTTCCAAATCCACGGCGCCTACGGTTATTCGGATGAATACCCAGTCGCCCGCTTCCTACGCAACTCGAAAGCGCCGGTCATTTATGAGGGGACGCGCGAAATCCATACAATAATGCAGGCGGAGTATGTATTGGGTTATCGGGAAGATAAAAAGTTGAGCCATATGTTGCCGGAATGGCCGTTTGACTAA
- a CDS encoding TetR/AcrR family transcriptional regulator, whose product MNERKRQVMLLAKKLFIDKGFTATSVQDILEEAKISKGTFYNYFTSKNECLMAILEDAHNESVIRRRELLVGRDKKDKDILAGQILVRMQVNRELNLLPIYEAVFYSNDEELRNFVKAYHLSELKWIAGRLVDLYGEEAKPHAFDCSVMTLGMIQQLNHFWKAGSSKDPDIEKLVHFTFRRMDALMSDMIEQKDVLLEQHLISSLEIPAGDLKEKLQEDLLVLKKKLEQEQIGNCVDYANFLLSELQAENPRVSLLEVVGRSFREDSNGKILADRVNEVIFLLWKYIDSIKANS is encoded by the coding sequence ATGAACGAACGTAAACGCCAAGTCATGCTATTAGCTAAAAAACTATTTATCGATAAAGGATTCACAGCTACGTCCGTTCAAGACATTTTGGAAGAAGCAAAGATTTCCAAAGGGACATTTTATAATTATTTCACATCCAAAAATGAATGCCTTATGGCCATTTTAGAAGATGCCCATAACGAGTCTGTCATCAGGAGACGCGAACTTCTCGTCGGGCGTGATAAAAAGGATAAAGACATATTAGCCGGGCAGATCCTCGTCCGGATGCAAGTGAACCGGGAACTGAATCTGCTTCCGATTTACGAGGCAGTTTTTTATTCCAATGATGAAGAGCTCCGAAATTTCGTGAAGGCGTACCATCTGAGCGAGTTAAAATGGATTGCCGGTCGCCTCGTCGACCTCTATGGCGAGGAGGCCAAGCCACATGCTTTTGACTGCTCTGTCATGACGCTCGGGATGATCCAACAACTGAACCATTTCTGGAAAGCCGGCTCATCCAAGGACCCGGACATTGAAAAACTTGTCCATTTCACATTCCGAAGGATGGACGCCCTCATGTCCGATATGATTGAACAGAAGGATGTCCTGCTTGAACAACATTTAATTTCGTCATTAGAAATACCGGCTGGAGATCTGAAAGAAAAACTCCAAGAGGACCTGCTAGTTCTAAAAAAGAAATTGGAACAGGAACAGATTGGAAACTGCGTGGACTACGCAAACTTCCTTCTCTCCGAATTGCAGGCCGAGAATCCTAGAGTATCCCTTTTGGAGGTGGTCGGCCGTTCATTCCGTGAAGATAGCAATGGCAAGATACTTGCCGATCGTGTAAATGAAGTCATATTCCTACTATGGAAATATATTGACTCGATTAAAGCAAATTCGTGA
- a CDS encoding saccharopine dehydrogenase family protein — protein sequence MKVVVLGAGLMGKEAVRDLVKSDEVTKVYLADLNLRSAEDFAEQLMSDKLDLLQLDATNDLQLQEVMALGDVVINALFYTFNEKVARIAVEIGVHSIDLGGHIGGATDAVLGLAEKAAAKGVTIIPDLGVAPGMINILTGYGAGKLDKVESIKLYVGGIPVKPEPPLNYNVVFSLEGVFDHYTDPSHVIRNGQLLEVPSLSEVETIHFDEFGEMEAFHTSGGTSTLTKTFPEVQTLEYKTIRYKGHAEKFQLLVDLGLLSRDNEVKVGDKQVKVRDVMREQLSPQLRLGDKSDAVLLRVIVSGEAHGMPATYEYNMVTKKDLTVNETAMARATANTISIVAQMIGNGTITKRGVHPPETIIPGAEYIEEMKKRGVVIEETVRTQEAHV from the coding sequence ATGAAAGTGGTTGTATTAGGCGCGGGCTTAATGGGGAAAGAGGCAGTTCGGGATCTTGTGAAAAGCGATGAAGTGACGAAAGTGTATTTGGCCGACTTGAATCTGAGGTCGGCGGAAGATTTCGCGGAGCAGCTCATGTCCGACAAACTGGACCTTTTGCAGCTCGATGCGACAAATGATCTTCAATTGCAGGAAGTGATGGCGCTTGGGGATGTCGTCATCAATGCGCTGTTCTACACGTTCAATGAGAAGGTCGCGCGGATCGCAGTGGAAATAGGGGTCCATTCCATCGATCTCGGCGGACATATCGGCGGTGCGACGGATGCTGTGCTGGGATTGGCGGAAAAAGCTGCGGCGAAAGGGGTTACGATCATTCCGGATTTAGGGGTGGCACCAGGAATGATCAATATCTTGACGGGCTACGGCGCGGGCAAGCTCGACAAAGTGGAAAGCATCAAGCTTTATGTAGGGGGAATTCCAGTAAAGCCGGAGCCTCCGCTTAATTACAACGTCGTGTTTTCACTCGAGGGCGTTTTCGATCATTATACAGATCCGTCCCACGTCATCCGCAATGGCCAACTCCTAGAAGTCCCTTCATTATCAGAAGTGGAAACAATCCATTTCGATGAATTCGGTGAAATGGAGGCGTTCCATACGTCCGGCGGCACGTCAACGCTCACGAAAACGTTCCCGGAAGTACAGACGCTGGAGTATAAGACAATCCGCTATAAAGGTCATGCCGAAAAGTTCCAATTGCTTGTCGACCTTGGTTTATTGTCACGCGACAACGAAGTGAAGGTCGGGGATAAGCAAGTGAAAGTCCGGGACGTCATGCGTGAACAGCTTTCTCCGCAATTGCGATTGGGCGATAAATCCGATGCCGTCCTGCTGCGAGTCATTGTGAGTGGCGAAGCGCACGGGATGCCGGCGACGTATGAGTATAACATGGTGACGAAAAAGGATTTGACGGTAAATGAAACAGCGATGGCCCGTGCGACTGCGAATACGATTTCAATCGTTGCTCAAATGATCGGGAACGGGACGATTACGAAACGCGGCGTCCATCCGCCAGAAACTATTATTCCGGGCGCTGAATACATTGAAGAGATGAAAAAACGCGGTGTCGTCATTGAGGAAACGGTAAGAACGCAAGAGGCGCATGTGTAA
- a CDS encoding DHA2 family efflux MFS transporter permease subunit has translation MHEKPPYGMIAILFFGAFVAILNNTLLNIALPVIMNEFQVKPSAVQWLTTGYMLVNGIMIPASAFFVQKFTNRKLFLTAMTLFTIGTALAIFAPTFGMLVAARMIQASGSALMMPLLMNVMLVAFPIEKRGSAMGMFGLVMFTAPAIGPTLSGWVVEHYSWRTLFEIVLPFAILTIVFALWKLKNITPNTAVKLDVFSLVLSTIGFGGLLYGFSSAGGEKGWGDPLVYGTIAIGAVSLIAFIIRQLRMDVAMLDFRIYKYPMFALASVISIVLSVAMFSGMILTPLYVQEVRGISPFEAGILMLPGAVLMGIMSPITGRLFDKYGARVLAITGLLITVITTFYLSRLELDSGYYYLMALYTVRMFGMSMVMMPIMTNGLNQLPMKSNPHGTAMNNTLQQVSGAIGSAILLTIMTKRMEKSGEALFNDTVASGNIPTDKGGMAAMEHAIGLKAMLEGINYSFLIATFISVAALILTLFVKRVRPPKYEEQKSPAESDSIETKTVQE, from the coding sequence ATGCACGAAAAGCCTCCTTATGGAATGATAGCGATTTTATTCTTCGGGGCATTCGTCGCAATCTTGAACAATACATTATTGAATATAGCTTTGCCGGTTATTATGAATGAGTTTCAGGTGAAACCTTCAGCCGTCCAATGGCTGACAACTGGTTATATGCTTGTGAATGGAATCATGATTCCGGCAAGTGCTTTCTTTGTACAAAAGTTTACGAACCGTAAATTGTTTTTAACAGCGATGACATTGTTTACGATCGGTACGGCTCTTGCCATCTTTGCACCGACCTTCGGAATGCTCGTTGCGGCACGTATGATCCAGGCTTCAGGTTCCGCTTTGATGATGCCGTTATTGATGAACGTCATGCTCGTCGCTTTCCCGATCGAGAAGAGGGGATCGGCAATGGGGATGTTCGGGCTTGTCATGTTTACGGCGCCTGCAATCGGGCCTACATTGTCAGGTTGGGTTGTCGAGCATTATTCATGGCGCACGCTTTTTGAAATCGTGTTGCCGTTTGCGATTCTGACAATCGTCTTTGCGCTCTGGAAGCTGAAAAACATCACGCCGAATACAGCGGTGAAGTTGGACGTCTTCTCTCTCGTATTATCCACAATCGGTTTTGGCGGCCTATTATACGGATTTAGTTCGGCCGGGGGAGAAAAAGGATGGGGCGATCCGCTCGTTTATGGAACGATTGCAATTGGAGCGGTTTCACTAATCGCATTCATCATCCGCCAATTGCGGATGGACGTTGCGATGCTGGACTTCAGAATTTATAAATATCCGATGTTCGCACTTGCATCCGTCATTTCGATCGTGCTGTCGGTGGCGATGTTTTCCGGGATGATCCTGACGCCGCTTTATGTTCAGGAAGTGCGCGGAATTTCACCGTTTGAAGCGGGGATTTTGATGCTTCCAGGTGCGGTGCTAATGGGGATCATGTCGCCGATCACTGGCCGGCTATTCGATAAATACGGTGCGCGAGTCCTTGCGATCACCGGACTTTTGATCACTGTCATCACAACGTTTTACTTAAGCCGCCTAGAATTGGATTCAGGATATTACTACTTGATGGCTCTATATACAGTTCGGATGTTCGGAATGTCGATGGTCATGATGCCGATCATGACCAATGGCTTGAACCAGCTTCCGATGAAATCAAACCCTCACGGCACAGCGATGAATAATACATTGCAGCAAGTATCGGGGGCGATCGGTTCCGCGATACTGCTTACAATTATGACGAAGCGCATGGAAAAGTCGGGAGAAGCCCTTTTTAACGATACAGTGGCAAGTGGGAATATCCCTACCGATAAAGGCGGGATGGCAGCGATGGAGCATGCAATCGGCTTGAAGGCGATGCTGGAAGGCATTAACTACTCATTCTTGATTGCCACCTTCATATCCGTTGCCGCATTGATCCTCACTCTCTTTGTGAAAAGGGTCCGTCCTCCGAAGTATGAAGAGCAGAAATCACCGGCTGAAAGTGATTCGATAGAAACGAAGACGGTACAGGAATAG
- the abc-f gene encoding ribosomal protection-like ABC-F family protein: MICTIQQVSKMLGGNTIFENLSLDIKTGDKLSVVGRNGSGKTTLFKLIAAIEQPDAGRIHYKKGSKIGYLSQIPSFEHSMTGYDVLHSAFEELRAIQQQLSEMELELSNPDTVDMERLLLRYGQLQDEFVRRDGYAMDSEIEKIINGLQLQSFVEQDFTEMSGGEQTKIMLGKILLSQPDLLLLDEPTNHLDLFAVEWLEAYLTDYTGTVVIISHDRYFLDNVVTKIADLEDGELHLYYGNYSAFVQEKEERLLREFQDYEEQQKKIKKMREAIKRLRIWANEANPPNAGLHRQARNMERALERMEKLRKPLIDPRKMALSFEAATRSGKEVVIMKDVAKTFGSNELLRGADLQVYWKDRAAIVGRNGSGKSTVLKMLLGELAPDEGVCKLGSSVKVGFLSQHFAIENPKARLLDVFRKEVGVEEGEARHILAKFMFYGPDVFKRIGDLSGGERTRLRLAQLMHQDVNFLVLDEPTNHLDIESREVLEDALEDFPGTLLAVSHDRYFLNKLFSRTAWLDDGTMMMFEGPFDWARQKWHERQQLKVIELPKKKTVDKLKKPKQGSSVEEEITALELQIERLKLGNVTAEKINSLQNKLDAYYEQWLLENGS, encoded by the coding sequence ATGATTTGTACAATCCAACAAGTTAGCAAAATGTTAGGTGGCAACACCATATTTGAAAATTTATCATTGGACATCAAGACAGGCGACAAGCTAAGCGTCGTGGGACGTAACGGAAGCGGGAAAACAACGTTATTCAAACTCATTGCGGCTATTGAACAACCAGATGCTGGACGCATCCATTATAAGAAGGGATCCAAAATCGGGTATTTATCGCAAATCCCTTCATTTGAACATTCGATGACCGGATATGACGTGCTCCATAGCGCATTCGAAGAACTACGAGCCATTCAACAGCAGTTGTCCGAAATGGAATTGGAATTATCGAACCCGGACACAGTTGACATGGAGCGTCTGCTTCTTCGATACGGTCAATTACAGGATGAGTTTGTCCGGCGTGACGGCTACGCAATGGATTCGGAAATCGAAAAGATTATCAACGGTCTTCAATTGCAGTCGTTTGTCGAACAGGACTTCACCGAGATGAGCGGCGGGGAACAGACTAAAATCATGTTAGGGAAAATACTGCTTTCCCAACCGGACTTGCTGCTTCTCGATGAACCGACGAATCATCTGGATTTATTCGCAGTGGAATGGCTGGAGGCCTATTTGACGGACTATACGGGTACGGTTGTCATCATTTCTCATGACCGCTACTTCCTCGATAACGTCGTGACAAAGATTGCCGACCTTGAAGATGGGGAGCTGCATCTGTATTACGGCAATTACAGTGCATTTGTACAGGAAAAAGAAGAGCGCCTCCTGCGGGAATTTCAAGACTATGAGGAGCAGCAGAAGAAGATCAAGAAAATGAGAGAAGCGATCAAGCGGCTTCGGATTTGGGCGAATGAAGCGAATCCGCCGAATGCAGGATTGCATCGGCAAGCGAGGAATATGGAGCGTGCGCTGGAACGGATGGAGAAGCTTCGGAAGCCGTTGATCGATCCGCGGAAAATGGCATTGTCATTTGAAGCGGCGACGAGAAGCGGCAAGGAAGTCGTCATCATGAAGGACGTTGCGAAAACTTTCGGTTCCAATGAATTATTGCGCGGCGCCGACTTACAAGTATATTGGAAGGACCGTGCCGCGATTGTCGGAAGGAATGGAAGCGGGAAATCGACGGTCTTGAAGATGCTTCTAGGTGAACTTGCTCCTGACGAGGGAGTATGCAAACTGGGGAGCAGTGTGAAAGTGGGCTTCCTCTCGCAACATTTTGCCATCGAGAATCCGAAAGCCCGACTGCTCGATGTCTTTCGGAAAGAGGTCGGCGTAGAGGAAGGCGAAGCACGGCATATACTCGCGAAATTTATGTTTTACGGACCGGACGTGTTCAAAAGGATCGGAGACTTGAGTGGCGGCGAACGTACGAGACTGCGGCTTGCACAGCTGATGCATCAGGACGTGAACTTCCTCGTTTTGGACGAACCGACGAATCATTTGGACATCGAGTCGCGTGAAGTACTCGAAGACGCATTAGAGGATTTTCCAGGAACACTACTCGCCGTTTCGCATGACCGTTATTTCTTGAATAAATTATTTTCCCGTACGGCATGGCTTGATGACGGAACGATGATGATGTTCGAAGGTCCTTTCGATTGGGCGAGGCAGAAATGGCATGAGCGGCAACAATTGAAAGTCATTGAACTGCCCAAGAAAAAGACTGTCGACAAATTGAAGAAACCGAAACAGGGATCAAGCGTGGAAGAAGAAATCACTGCGCTGGAACTCCAAATTGAGCGATTGAAATTAGGGAATGTAACTGCAGAGAAAATTAATTCACTGCAGAACAAACTGGATGCCTATTATGAACAATGGTTACTTGAAAATGGATCATAA
- a CDS encoding DUF2089 domain-containing protein, with protein sequence MAYPVISHCPVCDETLKVTKLHCNRCHTTIENEFELSKLAALSGEQLHFVEVFLACRGNIKEVEKELGISYPTVRGKLNEVVSSLGYEIKKKSEVDEKKVVAMLESGEITPEEAIKLLKDE encoded by the coding sequence ATGGCATATCCCGTTATTAGTCATTGCCCAGTCTGCGATGAAACGCTGAAAGTCACGAAGCTGCATTGCAACCGATGCCATACGACCATCGAAAATGAGTTTGAGCTGTCAAAGTTGGCGGCATTGTCGGGGGAACAGCTCCATTTCGTTGAAGTGTTTTTGGCGTGCAGGGGGAATATTAAAGAAGTAGAAAAGGAACTTGGAATTTCGTATCCGACTGTCCGCGGCAAACTTAACGAAGTCGTCAGTTCACTCGGATATGAGATAAAGAAGAAGAGCGAGGTGGACGAGAAAAAAGTAGTCGCCATGTTGGAGAGCGGAGAAATCACTCCGGAAGAAGCAATAAAACTGTTAAAAGATGAATAG
- a CDS encoding lysophospholipid acyltransferase family protein, which yields MYKFTAALAKIIFFFIAKIELKNTQKLPASGGYVITCAHRGWLEIIALGISLPRPIHFMAKKELFKRKMFASFLTSIKAFPVDRENPSPSSIKTPVKLLKSGEVVGIFPSGTRKTENAPVKRGAITIAALAKVPIVPVTYEGPSNLKDAWKNRRATITIGDPFMIENASKEEISTYTERLERELN from the coding sequence ATGTATAAATTTACAGCTGCATTGGCGAAGATCATTTTTTTCTTCATTGCCAAAATCGAATTGAAGAATACACAAAAGCTGCCTGCTAGTGGGGGATATGTAATTACGTGTGCACATCGAGGGTGGTTGGAAATTATTGCGCTTGGCATTTCATTGCCTCGCCCAATCCACTTTATGGCGAAGAAGGAGCTTTTTAAAAGGAAGATGTTTGCCTCATTCTTAACGAGCATTAAAGCTTTTCCTGTTGATCGTGAAAATCCGTCACCGAGCAGCATTAAAACACCTGTAAAACTTCTGAAATCTGGAGAGGTCGTTGGGATATTTCCTAGCGGAACGAGAAAGACTGAGAACGCACCGGTAAAACGAGGAGCCATCACGATTGCCGCTCTGGCGAAAGTGCCGATTGTGCCGGTTACATATGAAGGTCCGTCAAATCTAAAAGATGCATGGAAAAACAGAAGGGCAACGATTACAATTGGCGATCCATTCATGATTGAAAATGCTAGTAAGGAAGAAATCAGCACTTATACAGAGAGATTGGAACGTGAACTCAATTGA
- a CDS encoding RAxF-45 family protein, giving the protein MLDTVHARESLLEYLATSCAITHEIAPNGIRMPFFRQFQ; this is encoded by the coding sequence ATGTTGGACACTGTGCATGCACGTGAAAGTCTATTGGAATACTTAGCCACTTCATGTGCGATTACTCATGAAATTGCGCCTAACGGGATACGTATGCCCTTTTTTAGACAATTTCAGTAA